From Micromonospora echinaurantiaca:
GTGCTCGCCGTCGACGCGCGACGGCACGCCGTGCGCCCGGGGCCCGCCGCTCCGGCGGCGGCGCCCGCTGCGCTGGACAGGACCGAGGGCGACGAGACGGCCGCCGCCACCCGGTGAGCCGGGCCCCGCTGCCGCGATCAGCGGCGGCGGGGCCCGGCGCGGGCTCGGCGGCCGTCGACCCCGGCCGCACCCGGGCGGATCGCCGGGTGCGGCCTCAGTTGGCGAGCAGCGCCAGCGAGCCGACCACCGGCGCCGCGTAGAGCAGCGGGAACGGAATGTGCCCGTACGACCGGGCCCGGAGCACGGTGACCACCGCACCGGTGAAGTACAGCGCCAGGCCGACCCCGGCCAGCACACCGACGACCGGTGCGACCAGGCCGACCAGCAGGCCCACGGCTCCCGCCGCCTTGGCGGCGCCGAGCCAGGGCCACCAGGACCGGGGCACGCCGTAGTCGGCGAGTGGCTCCACGACCCACTTGGCGCGCAGGAACACGGAGGCGGCGGAGAAGCCGACCATCGCGGCGGCCAGGACGGTGACGACGAGGTAACTGCTGGACATGGCGATGCTCCTCATGGTGCGGATGCCGGTGCGGTGGTGACGCCCGGCTGGCTGACTCCCTCACCGCGTTGACCCGTCGCGCCGCGCCCGTGTGACAGGAGACCGGAAGGAATTTCCGAAGTGCCGCCGAGATCCGGTCACCGGTGCGGTGTCGGTTCGGCTCCGGTGGCCCCGACGGCGGTTACGCAACGGAGGGTGTCCGGGTGCTGGCGTCCGGGAGCCGAGGATGTATGGTGGTCGATGTGCCCGCCGCGCCGTCGTGCCGCCGGGCCGGGAGGCCAGTGGTATGGCGGGATGTGATCCGATCCGCCGGGAACGAGTCGATCAAGCGGTTACCACGGATTGCCGTGAAGGTCTTAATCCGCAGGGTGCGAAGTGGTCGGTGACGCGCGACCCCCGTGATCTGGGCTGGCTCGACGATGGCGGTGGCCCGAATGGCGCAACCTGGTCAACGCTCGGGCGGGGCGGGCTGGCGCGGCTTTTCCGTGTGCCCGCTCGTGTGGCACGATCGTGGAACCTCCACCATCCCTGTGACACTTCCCCGACAGGAGCAAACATGTCTGGTCGAAGGCTGGGCCGACTGGCTGGCTCGCTCCTCGTGCTTGCTGCCGCTGCCGCGATCGTCTACACCACCGGTCTCTACGCCATCGCCGGTAACTACCAGGCTGCCGACATCATCTGGACCATCAGCCCCGGCGACTCCGCCAGCTACCAGGCCGGCGACATCATCTGGACCGTCAGCCCGGGCGACTCCGCCGTCGACAGCGGGCTCTGACCGGAGCCATCATCATCACCGGCTGACGGCCGAGGCCGCGCCGGTTGTAGGGGAGCGGCATGGCGCAGCGTGAGCGCCCGCGACGGCGGTCGACCGACCATGCCTGGCTCATCACCGGGCCGCTCGCCCTGTTCGCCGTCGTCTGCGCCACGGTGACCGCGCTGGTCGCCGACGAGCCGGTCGGCGAGTGGCCGCAGGCGGCTCTCCTGCTGGTCGTCATGATCGGCGTCGGCATCCCGGTGCTCAACTTCGTCGTCCGGCGTCAGTCGTTCGGCGTGACGCTCACCGAGATACCGCTCGTCGTCGCGCTGTACCTGCTTCCGCCGCTCACCGTCGTGGTCATCTACACGGTGGCCTCGGTGGTCACCCAGACCCGGCACCGCTTCTCACCGGCCAAGTTCTGGTTCAACGTCGCCAAGGCGGCGGCGGGCACCTCGCTGGCCGGGCTGGTCCTGCAGGCGCTGCCGCCGATGGGGGTGGTGGGCCCTGGCACCTGGTTGAGCCTCTTCGCCGCGGTCACCGCCGTGATCCTGGTCAGCCTCGCCGCGGTGGTCGGCGTGCACACCCTGTTGCAGGGCTGGCAGGCCGGCCGGGACGCGCTCCGTACCGCTCCGCCGGCGCTGCTGACCGCGGCGATCAACGTCTCGATGGGCCTGATCATCCTGATCGCGGTCACCGCCACCTGGTGGTCGTTGGTGCTGCTGGCGGCGCTGGCCGCGGCGCTGGTCCTGGTCTACCGCTCCTACGCCCAGTTCTTCCGCCAGCACCGCACGCTCGCCGAGATGTACGACCTGACCCGGGCGATCGCCGAGCGCGGCCAGGACGGCAGCCTGGTCGACGCGCTGCTGGGCCGGGTGCGGGCCCTGATGCAGGCCGAGTACGCGACGCTCTGGCTGCCCGCCCAGGGCCGGCACCCGGAGGTGCTGCTCACCGCCCGGGTGGACGACCCGGGTCTGCTCGACGTCGTGCCGACCCCGGCCACCCTTCGTGAGCGGGCCGCGGCCGAGGGCCGGACGATCGCGGTCGGCCGGGCCTTCGACGGCGCCCAGGAGGCGCGCCGGACGTTGAGCGACGGCAAGATCAAGGATGTCGTCGTGGTGCCGCTCCGCTCCGGCCAGGCGGTCATCGGCACCCTGGAGGTCGCCAACCGGCTCAGTGACGTCGGCCACTTCAGCCCGGGCGACATTCCCATCTTCGAGACCGTGGCGGCACACGCCGCGGTCGCCCTGGAGAACTCGCGGCTGGTCGACCGGCTGCGCCACGACGCCTACCACGACGCGCTGACCAAGCTGCCCAACCGGCGCCGGATCGTCGGCGCGCTGGACGAGTCGGTCCGGATCCGGGCACCCGGCGAGGTGGTCGCGCTGCTGCTCTTCGACGTCGACGGGCTGCGCCAGGTCAACGAGTCGCTCGGTCACGCCGCCGGCGACAAGGTGCTCGCCGAGGTCGCCGACCGGTTGCGCGCCTGCGCGCCGTCGGCCGCCCTGGTCGGCCGGGCCGGCGGCGACGAATTCCTGGTGACGCTGCGACTGGAGAGCGTCGACGCGGCCCTCGACCTCGCCGCCCAGCTGCGCGAGCAGATCCGCGACGAGATGGTCTTCGACGGGCTCACCCTGGACGTCGACACGGCGGTCGGGGTGGCCGTACACCCGGATCACGGCAGCGACGCGGCCTCCCTGCTGCAACGGGTCGACCTGGCGGCGACGGCGGCGAAGTCGGTGCCGGGCAGCGTGCAGCTGTTCAACCCGGCGCTGGAGTCCCGGTCGCTGCGCCGGCTCGGCCTCGCCGGCGACCTGCGGCGGGCGCTCGACGACGGCGAGCTGAAGGTCTACTTCCAGCCCAAGGTGACCCTGCGGGACCGCCGGCTGGTCGGGGTGGAGTGCCTGGCCCGCTGGGAGCACCCGGCGCACGGCACGGTCGCCCCGGAGGACTTCGTGGCGGTGGCCGAGCACACCGGCCAGCTCGGCCGGCTCACCGAGTTCGTGCTCCGGGAAGGGCTGCGGCGCAGCCGGGACTGGACGCCCGGCGGCCAGCCGCTCGCGGTCGCGGTCAACCTCTCCGCCCGTACGCTCACCGACCAGCACTTCCCGGCCCGGGTCGCCGAACTGCTCGACGAGTACGGCGTACCGCCGCACCGGCTCACCCTGGAGATCAAGGAGTCCGGGGTGCTGGACGGCACCGACCGGCCCATCCCGACCCTGCGTCGGCTGCGCGACCTCGGCGTACGGCTCTCGGTGGACGACTTCGGCACCGGCGACTCGTCCCTGGCCCACCTGCGCCGACTGCCGGTGCACGAGGTCAAGGTCGACCGTTCGTTCGTGCAGGGCATGGCCACCGACCCGGGCGACCTGGCGATCGTGAACGCGGTGGTCACCCTCTCCCAGCAGTTCGGGCTGGCGGTGGTGGCCGAGGGCGTGGAGAGCGAGCTGACCCTGGAGCTGCTGCAGGACATCGGCTGCGAGATCGGGCAGGGCTTCCTGTTCAGCCGCCCACTGCCGTACGAGCGGCTGGAGGCCTGGTTCGGCGCCCAGGTGGACCCGGAAACGATCACCGCGGGCGAGCTTCCGCGCCTGCGTGTGGTGCCCTGAGCTGGGCGAACACCCCGGTGCGGGGTGGGCGGGGGATCCGATTTCACCTCCGGCGCGGGGCCGTGTAGTCTTACCCCTGCGCGTCACCCCCCGGGGAGATCGCGCAGGCCCCCTTAGCTCAGTCGGCAGAGCGTCTCCATGGTAAGGAGAAGGTCTACGGTTCGATTCCGTAAGGGGGCTCGAGGGTTCAGCTGGACCCACCGCGGCGGTGTAGCTCAGATGGCAGAGCAAGCGGCTCATAATCGCTGTGTCGCCGGTTCAAGTCCGGCCACCGCTACTCTCGTCCTCCGGGCGTGTTCCTGGTGGTCAGTAGGACGGGCGCCACTGGCGCCCACTTTGCATGTCCGCGTAGTCAGCGCGTAGGCTGATGCGCCGTAGTTGTTACCCGTAGCGAGGAAGGCACTCCGCCGTGGCGAAGGCGACCGATGTCCGGCCGAAGATCACTTTGGCGTGTGTGGAGTGCAAGGAGCGCAACTACATCACGCGCAAGAACCGTCGTAACGACCCGGACCGCATCGAGCTGAAGAAGTTCTGCCCGCGCGACGGCCGGCACACGGTCCACCGCGAGACCCGCTGACCTGCGGCCGGCCCCGCCGGCCCGGTCCACAGCACACCCGAGCGCCGATCTGTACGGCACGGCGCGGCTTCGAGCCGCCGCCGACCGCGCAGATCGGCGCTCGCGTTCTGCGTGTAGGTTCGCGGCATGTCCCTGGACCCGTCCTTCGTCGGCCGGAGCTACCCGCCGACCGCCCCGTACCAGGTGGGCCGAGAGAAGATCCGCGAGTTCGCGACGGCGATCGGCGCCACCGACCCGGCCCACCACGATCCGGAGGCCGCCCGCGCGCTCGGCCACCCGGACGTGGTCGCCCCGCCGACCTTCCCCGTGGTGATCACGATGGCCGCCAGCCGGCAGATCATCGAGGACCCGGCGCTGGGCGTCGACTACAGCCGCGTCGTGCACGGCGACCAGCGGTTCGCGTACACCCGCCCGGTGGTGGCCGGTGACGAGCTGGTCTGCGTCAACACCGTGGAGGACGTCACCTCCCGCGGTGGGCACGGCTTCCTGACCACCCGTACCGAGGTCAGCACCGTCGCCGGGGAGCCGGTGGTCACCGTCTGGTCCAAGATCGTCGTGCGTGGGGAGGGCTGAGATGGAACTGCCCGCCAAGACCTTCCGGGTCACCCGGGCGGACCTGGTCCGCTACGCCGGCGCCTCCGGCGACTTCAACCCGATCCACTGGAGCGACCGGACGGCCACCAAGGTGGGCCTGCCCGGGGTGATCGCCCACGGCATGTTCACCATGGCGCTGGTCGGCCGGGCGGTCACCGAGTGGGCCGGCGCGCCGGACGCGGTGGTCGACTACGGCGTCCGCTTCACCCGGCCGGTGGTCGTCCCGGACGACGACCAGGGCACCGAGATCGAGGTGACCGCGGTGGTCCGGGAGGTCACCGAGGACGGCCTGACCAGGCTCGACGTGACCGCCACCTGCCTCGGCGAGAAGGTGCTGTCGCAGGCCCGGGCGACCATCCGGACGGCCCGCTGAGCGGGCTCGCGACGCGCGATGGGCAGACCGGTTGGGAAAGTCGTGCCGCTACCCGTACACTGGTCCGCCGTGGGGCAATCGACCCCTGCCCGGCCGTGCGCGGTCGGGTGGGGCGAGCGTTGCCGCACAGGGGTGTAGCTCAATTGGCAGAGCAGCGGTCTCCAAAACCGCAGGCTGCAGGTTCAAGTCCTGTCACCCCTGCGCCTCAGGCCTGACCGTTCCCGTGGGTCGCGCCGCCGTCCGGCGGCGTTCGGCCCGTGGTGGTGGCATTGGCGGGGTGGCTCCGAGGCATCGGGCCCCCGGTTGATCCGCCGGCCGCGGCCCGTCGCGGGACGGTTGGTCCGGCCGGCGTGACCAAGCGCCGCGCACGCCGACGGCGTGCGACCCCGACATCCCGCACGGAGGGCGAAGTGGCCGACAACAAGCGGCGCGGCGAGGACGCCGGCGACGACCGTCTGCACGACGAGGTCGTCGACGACGTGGCCGACGACGACGCCACCGACGCGGAGGAGCCGGTCTCCCGGGGCGGCGGCACCGCCACCCGGTCCCGGGCCAAGGCGGAGTCGGCCGACCGGCCGAAGACCCGGGCCGAGACCGACAGGGTGGGCCTCTTCGGCCGCATCGCCCGATTCATCCGCGAGGTCGTCGCCGAACTGCGTAAGGTCATCTGGCCGACGCGCAAGGAGCTGCTGACCTACACCGCCGTGGTGGTCGCCTTCGTCGCGGTGATGCTGACGATCGTGGCCGGCCTGGACTACGCCTTCGCCAAGGGCGTGCTGTGGGTCTTCGGCAACCCCAGCTGACCGGCTGACTGTGCCGATAGTGACGGAAGTGAGCGAGCGTGCCTGAGTACGACGAGACCGCCGGACCCGAGGACGAGCAGTCCACGGTGGCGACGGCGGCTGGTGACGAGTCGGTCGAGGCCGCCAGCGAGCCGGAGTTCCCCACCAGTGAGCCCGCGCCCGACGAGGACTACGACCCGGTCGCCGAGCTGCGCCAGAAGCTGCGCTACGCGCCGGGCGACTGGTACGTGGTGCACTCGTACGCCGGCTACGAGAACAAGGTCAAGACCAACCTCGAGACCCGGATCACGTCCCTCGACATGGAGGACTACATCTACCAGGTCGAGGTGCCGACCCGGGAAGAGGTCGAGGTCAAGAACGGCAAGCGGTCCCAGGTGCAGGCCAAGGTCTTCCCGGGCTACATCCTGGTCCGGATGGAGCTGACTGCCGAGTCGTACTCCTGCGTGCGCAACACGCCGGGGGTCACCGGCTTCGTCGGCGCGACCGACCGGGCCGACCGCCCGGCGCCGCTCTCCCTCGACGAGGTGCTCAAGTGGCTGGCGCCGGCCGTCGAGACCGAGCAGAAGAAGGCCAAGCCCGAGGTCAAGGTCCTCGACTTCGAGGTCGGCGACTCGGTCACCGTCACCGACGGCGCCTTCGCCTCGCTGCCGGCCACGATCAGTGAGATCAACGCCGACCAGCAGAAGCTCAAGGTGTTGGTGTCGATCTTCGGCCGCGAGACGCCGGTCGAGCTGAACTTCAACCAGGTCGCCAAGATCTGACGTACGTCGGCACCGGCGGTGGGCCTCGCGGCCGGCCGCCGGTGCGTCGTTTCGCCGCCCGCCGGACCTCGGCCGGAGGGGCGGTGGACGGCTGCGCTACCCTAGAACGTCGGCTGTCCGCACCGCGCTGACCGTGCGCGCCCGCTGGCCGGCGACAATCCCAGTTCCAAGCCCCAGGAAGAGACATGCCTCCGAAGAAGAAGCTCGTCAAGACGTTCACGCTTCAGCTGCCGGCGGGCCAGGCCACCCCGGCGCCGCCGGTCGGCCCCGCGCTCGGCCAGCACGGCGTGAACATCATGGAGTTCTGCAAGTCCTACAACGCGCAGACCGAGTCCCAGCGGGGCGACATCGTCCCCGCCGAGATCAGCGTGTACGAGGACCGGACCTTCACCTTCGTGCTGAAGACCCCGCCCGCCGCCCGGCTGCTGATCAAGGCCGCCGGCGTGCAGAAGGGCTCCGGTGTCCCGCACAAGGAGAAGGTCGGCTCGGTCACCCGCGCCCAGCTGCGCGAGATCGCCGAGAAGAAGATGGCCGACCTGAACGCCAACGACATCGACCACGCTGAGAAGATCATCGCCGGCACCGCTCGGTCGATGGGCCTCGACGTCACCGACTGATCCCGGTCACCACCAGATCCAGTTCGTGGGAGGGCGCGCGGACGCCGCGGCCCGCCATAGACCACAGGAGTTACCAGAACATGCAGCGCAGCAAGAGCTACCGCAAGGCCGCCGAGGTCATCGACCGGTCCAAGCTCTACACCCCCGCCGAGGCCGTGAAGCTGGCCAAGGAGACCACCAACGTCAAGTTCGACGCCACGGTCGAGGTCGCCATGCGCCTCGGCGTCGACCCCCGCAAGGCGGACCAGATGGTCCGCGGCACGGTCAACCTGCCGCACGGCACCGGTAAGACCGCCCGCGTGATCGTCTTCGCCGCCGGCGCGAAGGCCGAGGAGGCCGCCGCGGCGGGTGCCGACGAGGTGGGCACCGACGAGCTGGTCGCCCGGATCCAGGGTGGTTGGCTCGACTTCGACGCGGCGATCGCCACGCCGGACCAGATGGCCAAGATCGGCCGGATCGCGCGGATCCTGGGCCCGCGCGGTCTCATGCCGAACCCGAAGACCGGCACGGTGACCATGGACGTCACCAAGGCGGTGCAGGACATCAAGGGCGGCAAGATCACCTTCCGGGTGGACAAGCACTCGAACCTGCACCTGATCATCGGCAAGTCGTCCTTCTCCGAGGCGCAGCTGGTCGACAACTACGCCGCGGTCCTCGACGAGGTGCTGCGGGCCAAGCCGTCCGCGGCGAAGGGCACGTACCTCAAGAAGGTCACCCTCACCACCACCATGGGCCCGGGCGTCCCGGTCGACCCGAAGCTGGTGAAGAACCTCCAGGAGGCCCCGGCCGAGGGCTGAGCATCCGCTCCCGCAACGGGGCGTCGCCACACCGTGGCGGCGCCCCGTCCGCGTTCTGCTGTGGCAGGCTTCACCGCATGCGGCTGGAGAACGTCTGGTTGCGGTACCGCCGGCGGGGGCCGTGGGTGCTGCGCGGCACGGACGCCCGGATCGACCCGGGTGAGGTGGTGGTCGTGCTCGGCCGCAACGGCGCCGGGAAGTCCACCCTGCTGCAGGTCGCGGCGGGGGTGCTGCGGCCGGTCCGGGGCCGGGTCACCGATCGGCCCGGTCGGGTCGGCTGGGTCCCCGAGCGGTTCCCCGCCGACCAGCCCTTCACCGTGGCGCGCTACCTGACCGCGATGGCGCGGGTCGCCGGCCTCGACGCCGCGGCCGCCGGCCGGGCGGTGGCCGACTGGACCTCGCGGCTCGGCCTGTCCGCGTTCCGCGACGTACGGCTGCCGGAGCTGTCCAAGGGCACCGCGCAGAAGGTCGGTCTGGCCCAGGCGATGCTCCGCCGGCCCGGCCTGCTGGTGCTCGACGAGCCCTGGGAGGGGCTGGACGCCGGCGCCCGCGAGCTGGTCCCGGCGGTGATCGACGAGGTGCTGGCCACCGGCGGCTCGGTGCTGGTCAGCGACCACCGCGGCGAGACCGTCCGGCTGCCCGGCGCGCGGCACTGGACGGTGGCCGACGGCACGGTCACCGAGGAGGCGTCGGTCGGCTCGGCGATGGCCGTGGTCGAGGTCGCGGTGCCCGCCGCGCGGGTCGCCGGCGCCGTCGCCCGGTTGCGCGCCGAGGGCCACCACGTCCTGCGGGTACGTCCCGCCGAGCCCGCGTCGTCCGGCCCCGGTGTCGACCAGCCCGCCGAGCCCACGTCGTCCGGCCCTGGTGTCGACCCGGCCGTCGAGCCCGGTACCGGGCCCGCGTCGCCCGGTTCGGGTGGCCCGGTCGGCTCCGGGCCGACGTCGTCCGGTCCGGCCGCGGGCCGGGCGGCGGAGCCGGCGCCCGCCGCGGGGGTGGCTGCCGAGGCCGGGCCGATCACCGGGGCGCCCCGATGATCGCGCTGGTCCGGCTGCGGCTGGCTGGCTTCCTGCGTACCGGCCGGGCGCTCGCCCCGGTGCTGGCCGGCCTGGTTGCGCTCGGCGTCCTGTACGGCGGCGGCCGCGCCCAGCCGGGGGAGGCGTACGGCGTCTCGGCGGCGGTGCTCTTCCCGGTGCTCGCCTGGCAGACCAAGGTGCTGCTGGACGTCGAGCCGGACGGCCAGCGCCGGCTGGCCCGGGTGGTGGCCGGGGTCCGGGGCGAGCAGGTGGCCGGGCTGTTGGCGGCCGGCGTGGCGGGGCTCGGCACGGTGGCCGTCGCGCTGGTCTTTCCGTGGCTGGTCGGCGGCGTCACCGGTCCGGTCGAGCCGGGGGACCACGCCGTGGTGATCGGCGTCACCCTCGGCGCTTGGGCGCACCTGCTGGTCGTACCGGCCGCGGTGGCGCTCGGCGCGCTGGCCAGCCGGGCCAGTACGGGCAGCGCGGGGTACGGCGTCGCGGTGCTGGCGGTCGGCGGGGTCGGCGCGGTTGTCCTCGGCCTGAGCGGCTCGGTCGCCCCTTGGCTGGCGCCGCCGGTGATGGCGACCGCCCGGGCGGTCGCCGGCGACCCGACCCTGCCGAGCGGCGCGCTGCTCACCGCGTGGGCGGCCGGCTGGAGCGCGGTCGCCCTCGCCGGCTACTCCTGGCGCCGCCGTTCCCGCCCCTGAGTGCCGGGCCCGCCGGCGCCGGGGCAGCCGGCCGGCCGGGGGAGTGAGCCGGGCCACCCGGGGGGCGATTTGGCGGCTGCCGGAGGCGTCGCGTAACCTTGGCCGCGAAGTTCCACCCAGAGACCGCTGGTCACCGTGCTCCGGCACGGTCGAAGGTCCCGCGACGACGGGCGACCCGCGCAGGGCGGCAAGCGAAAATCGGCAGTTCAGCATGGTCCGCCGACCGTGCCTGCGGCTGCCGGCCCTCGCCCCGTGCGCCCTGCGCCGGGGCTTTCCTCGTTGTCGTGTCGCCTCCGCCACCGTCGACAGCTCCGCTGCCCGACGGTGACCAGCCTCGAGCAACGAGAGAGGAGGGACATGGCGGACAAGCCGATCCGGGCCGACAAGGCCACGGCCGTCGCTGAGCTGACCGAGAGCTTCCGCACCGCGGGCGCCACGGTGCTGACCGAGTACCGCGGTCTGACGGTTTCCCAGCTCACCCAGCTGCGGCGCTCGCTCGGCAAGGAGACCACCTACACCGTCGCGAAGAACACGCTGGCCAAGCGTGCCGCGACGGACGCGGGCATCGCCGGCCTCGACGAGCTGTTCACCGGTCCTACCGCGCTGACTTTCGTTTCGGGCGACGTCGTCGAGGCGGCGAAGGGCCTTCGCGACTTCGCGAAGGCCAACCCGAAGCTCGTCATCAAGGGCGGTGTCTTCGAGGGCAAGGCCATTTCCGCGGCCGAGGTCACGAAGCTCGCCGACCTGGAGTCCCGTGAGGTGCTGCTGGCCAAGCTGGCCGGCGCGATGAAGGGCAACCTGAGCAAGGCCGCGGCCCTGTTCCAGGCTCCGCTCTCCAAGGCCGCCCGTGCGGCGGCCGCCCTGGCGGACAAGCGCGAGAAGGAGGGCGCCGAGGCGGCCTGAGGCCTCCCGGCGTACCCAGTTCAGTCTTAGTAGATCCAGTTGGAAAGGACGCCAGACATGGCGAAGCTCAGCACCGACGAGCTGCTCGACGCGTTCAAGGAGATGACGCTGATCGAGCTCTCCGAGTTCGTGAAGCAGTTCGAGGAGACCTTCGAGGTCACCGCCGCCGCCCCGGTCGCCGTGGCCGCGGGTGCCCCGGCCGCCGGTGGCGCCGCTGCCCCGGCCGAGGAGGAGAAGGACGAGTTCGACGTCATCCTCGAGGCTGACGGCGGCAAGAAGATCCAGGTCATCAAGGTCGTGCGCGAGCTGACCGGCCTGGGCCTCAAGGAGGCCAAGGACCTGGTCGAGGCCGCGCCGAAGCCGGTCCTGGAGAAGGCCAACAAGGAGACCGCCGAGAAGGCGAAGGCCAAGCTCGAGGGCGAGGGCGCCAAGGTCACCCTCAAGTGACCTGAGGTACGACCAGGCGCGCGTCCGGCTCACGTGAGCCGGGGCACACCGCGTCGCGGCGGGCGGTGATCCGGGACCGGATCGCCGCCCGCCGTGTTGGTGGACCCGGCCGGCAGCGGCGTGAGCAGGGCGTCCGTCGCCCGGTGCGGAGCGTGCGGCGACCCGGTGTCGGTAGTCCGTCGGTGGGAAAGACGCGCGACCCGGTTACCGGCCCTTGACGCGGCACCGGCCTGCCAGGCACGCTGACACCAGCAAGACCTTCCGCGCTTGCAACGGCCACCACTTGGGTAATGGCAGCGGCAGCACCACCGGCCGCGGCATCCCGAGCGGCCCGGCGGGAACGTCGCGTTCCGAGCGGCCCGGTCGACCCGGTTTCCAGGGTCCCGAGGCACGTTCCGCGACGACCTGCGGGGTGGGCTGGACAGCGGTTAGCCTCTCGGCTACACTGCTAGTTTGCGCTGCCTTCCGACTTGACCCCTGCTCGGAAATGTCCGTTTCCGGATATTTCTGGTGGGGTCATTGGAGTGCACGCGTACCAGCCGTTCTGCAGCACCGGTCCTCGGAAGGACGCATCTTGGCAGCTTCCCGCCCTGCGAAGACCAGTCGTACGTCGAGCGCTTTCGCTCCCCGCCGAGTTTCATTCGGCAGGATCACCGAACACCTCGAGGTCCCCAACCTCCTCGCCATCCAGAACGAGTCCTTCGACTGGCTCGTCGGCAACGAGGCTTGGCAGGGCCGGTCGGCGGACGACCCGCACGCACGCTCGGGTCTCGCGGAGATCCTCGACGAGATCAGTCCCATTGAGGACTTCTCCGGCACCATGTCGCTCTCCTTCTCGGCTCCGCGCTTCGACGAGGTGAAGGCCTCGATCGAGGAGTGCAAGGAGAAGGACCTCACCTACTGCGCGCCGCTCTTCGTGACCGCGGAGTTCACCAACAACACCACCGGCGAGATCAAGAGCCAGACGGTGTTCATGGGTGACTTCCCGATGATGACGCCGAAGGGCACCTTCATCATCAACGGCACCGAGCGCGTCGTGGTCAGCCAGCTCGTCCGGTCCCCGGGCGTCTACTTCGACAAGCAGCCGGACAAGACCTCCGACCGCGACCTCTCCAG
This genomic window contains:
- a CDS encoding DoxX family protein, which translates into the protein MSSSYLVVTVLAAAMVGFSAASVFLRAKWVVEPLADYGVPRSWWPWLGAAKAAGAVGLLVGLVAPVVGVLAGVGLALYFTGAVVTVLRARSYGHIPFPLLYAAPVVGSLALLAN
- a CDS encoding putative bifunctional diguanylate cyclase/phosphodiesterase encodes the protein MAQRERPRRRSTDHAWLITGPLALFAVVCATVTALVADEPVGEWPQAALLLVVMIGVGIPVLNFVVRRQSFGVTLTEIPLVVALYLLPPLTVVVIYTVASVVTQTRHRFSPAKFWFNVAKAAAGTSLAGLVLQALPPMGVVGPGTWLSLFAAVTAVILVSLAAVVGVHTLLQGWQAGRDALRTAPPALLTAAINVSMGLIILIAVTATWWSLVLLAALAAALVLVYRSYAQFFRQHRTLAEMYDLTRAIAERGQDGSLVDALLGRVRALMQAEYATLWLPAQGRHPEVLLTARVDDPGLLDVVPTPATLRERAAAEGRTIAVGRAFDGAQEARRTLSDGKIKDVVVVPLRSGQAVIGTLEVANRLSDVGHFSPGDIPIFETVAAHAAVALENSRLVDRLRHDAYHDALTKLPNRRRIVGALDESVRIRAPGEVVALLLFDVDGLRQVNESLGHAAGDKVLAEVADRLRACAPSAALVGRAGGDEFLVTLRLESVDAALDLAAQLREQIRDEMVFDGLTLDVDTAVGVAVHPDHGSDAASLLQRVDLAATAAKSVPGSVQLFNPALESRSLRRLGLAGDLRRALDDGELKVYFQPKVTLRDRRLVGVECLARWEHPAHGTVAPEDFVAVAEHTGQLGRLTEFVLREGLRRSRDWTPGGQPLAVAVNLSARTLTDQHFPARVAELLDEYGVPPHRLTLEIKESGVLDGTDRPIPTLRRLRDLGVRLSVDDFGTGDSSLAHLRRLPVHEVKVDRSFVQGMATDPGDLAIVNAVVTLSQQFGLAVVAEGVESELTLELLQDIGCEIGQGFLFSRPLPYERLEAWFGAQVDPETITAGELPRLRVVP
- the rpmG gene encoding 50S ribosomal protein L33, which encodes MAKATDVRPKITLACVECKERNYITRKNRRNDPDRIELKKFCPRDGRHTVHRETR
- a CDS encoding MaoC family dehydratase N-terminal domain-containing protein, which gives rise to MSLDPSFVGRSYPPTAPYQVGREKIREFATAIGATDPAHHDPEAARALGHPDVVAPPTFPVVITMAASRQIIEDPALGVDYSRVVHGDQRFAYTRPVVAGDELVCVNTVEDVTSRGGHGFLTTRTEVSTVAGEPVVTVWSKIVVRGEG
- a CDS encoding MaoC family dehydratase, which produces MELPAKTFRVTRADLVRYAGASGDFNPIHWSDRTATKVGLPGVIAHGMFTMALVGRAVTEWAGAPDAVVDYGVRFTRPVVVPDDDQGTEIEVTAVVREVTEDGLTRLDVTATCLGEKVLSQARATIRTAR
- the secE gene encoding preprotein translocase subunit SecE is translated as MADNKRRGEDAGDDRLHDEVVDDVADDDATDAEEPVSRGGGTATRSRAKAESADRPKTRAETDRVGLFGRIARFIREVVAELRKVIWPTRKELLTYTAVVVAFVAVMLTIVAGLDYAFAKGVLWVFGNPS
- the nusG gene encoding transcription termination/antitermination protein NusG is translated as MPEYDETAGPEDEQSTVATAAGDESVEAASEPEFPTSEPAPDEDYDPVAELRQKLRYAPGDWYVVHSYAGYENKVKTNLETRITSLDMEDYIYQVEVPTREEVEVKNGKRSQVQAKVFPGYILVRMELTAESYSCVRNTPGVTGFVGATDRADRPAPLSLDEVLKWLAPAVETEQKKAKPEVKVLDFEVGDSVTVTDGAFASLPATISEINADQQKLKVLVSIFGRETPVELNFNQVAKI
- the rplK gene encoding 50S ribosomal protein L11 — its product is MPPKKKLVKTFTLQLPAGQATPAPPVGPALGQHGVNIMEFCKSYNAQTESQRGDIVPAEISVYEDRTFTFVLKTPPAARLLIKAAGVQKGSGVPHKEKVGSVTRAQLREIAEKKMADLNANDIDHAEKIIAGTARSMGLDVTD
- the rplA gene encoding 50S ribosomal protein L1, which encodes MQRSKSYRKAAEVIDRSKLYTPAEAVKLAKETTNVKFDATVEVAMRLGVDPRKADQMVRGTVNLPHGTGKTARVIVFAAGAKAEEAAAAGADEVGTDELVARIQGGWLDFDAAIATPDQMAKIGRIARILGPRGLMPNPKTGTVTMDVTKAVQDIKGGKITFRVDKHSNLHLIIGKSSFSEAQLVDNYAAVLDEVLRAKPSAAKGTYLKKVTLTTTMGPGVPVDPKLVKNLQEAPAEG
- a CDS encoding ABC transporter ATP-binding protein — translated: MRLENVWLRYRRRGPWVLRGTDARIDPGEVVVVLGRNGAGKSTLLQVAAGVLRPVRGRVTDRPGRVGWVPERFPADQPFTVARYLTAMARVAGLDAAAAGRAVADWTSRLGLSAFRDVRLPELSKGTAQKVGLAQAMLRRPGLLVLDEPWEGLDAGARELVPAVIDEVLATGGSVLVSDHRGETVRLPGARHWTVADGTVTEEASVGSAMAVVEVAVPAARVAGAVARLRAEGHHVLRVRPAEPASSGPGVDQPAEPTSSGPGVDPAVEPGTGPASPGSGGPVGSGPTSSGPAAGRAAEPAPAAGVAAEAGPITGAPR
- the rplJ gene encoding 50S ribosomal protein L10 encodes the protein MADKPIRADKATAVAELTESFRTAGATVLTEYRGLTVSQLTQLRRSLGKETTYTVAKNTLAKRAATDAGIAGLDELFTGPTALTFVSGDVVEAAKGLRDFAKANPKLVIKGGVFEGKAISAAEVTKLADLESREVLLAKLAGAMKGNLSKAAALFQAPLSKAARAAAALADKREKEGAEAA